AATTacgtaccgttacctttgttaaatgttgttacctttgttaaatgttgtcgttgtccctggctttatatgaaaagaggaaaagatcgctagctgctaggctaatttatacaatataaaatgccataggcttgtgcctATGAGTgacttaaatatatatatatatatatatatatatatatatatatatatatatatatatatgtatatatatatatatatatttatatatatatatatatgtatatatatatatatatatatatatagatagatagatagatagatagatatagatatagatagatatagatatatagatatagatatttttctgtaaattatattatttatagaTACATACCTGATATGAATGACAAATGCACCTCCTGTAACAATGTGATTGAAACATTcagttcaatttaattcaattatttttattgtcattgtaaatgAATACAATGAAATTCAATgcacagaataaaacagaactaatttaaaagtaataaatgaataagaaaGGTTAAAGGATAAAGTATCACTCATTCAtactctgaacacacacacacacacacacacacacacacacaagcagtgcCAACATATGCCTATGCATATACAATTATTAgcacataaataaattaatgaatgttATTGCACACAATGCAagtataaatattaaatacataataaacattaaataaatattatatagttgtttttatgttcgtgttgtatgtgtgtaataaatattgaactttttttttttttatgtacatgAGACTATCTTCTGGACTGATTTTCAGTTGGATCTCcagatgtaaaataaatgtgtctatttatcatcattattatgattatgattattagTCTGCCCGGTTTTGTACGACTGCATCATTATTACTGAAttaatttgtaatattttgtCATCACTTGCCACTGTATATATAAACTGAAGGCACTGACCACTGAATGCACTGTGTCAAAACTGTTAATAAAAAGTTATTAATTcataaaacactgacattttctgtcatatatttgGATATTTACTGCAAAATCTTGCATGTACAAATATATCTGACTGTTTGTAGCCTTACACGGAGCACACCTGACAAAAACTGAGCAGcatatgtgtctgtatgtcaCAATTCACTGAGATGCCTGGCAAGTGTGGCATAAAAAGAGGATTTAAACAATGTTAAGCGGAGATGTAGAAAACAGATTAGATTTTAATAtgaaacagttttacagatttGGTTATGGTCTAAAATGTTACCCTGTGATATTTTTACATGTAATTTGACTTTAAGTCATGTCTGTattgtctgtatgtctgtattTCACAATGTGGGATTGAATAAAGTCATAAACAGGCTGTGGAACATTTTCTTGTCTTGGTTGTTGACCTGTTTCGGTTATCTGTGGGAACATTTTTGTCCGAGTCACGCTCTTCACAGATGGTTTAGTTGAATCTGCTCTTTTCCCACTATGATAAGATATTTGAGCTCCTGTTGTTAAAGTTTCCAAATGAATAAAAGTGTAAATAAAGCGACTATATAACTATTTCTACCTGGATTTTTAGAGATTTAAATGGTTGCTGTTTATTTGTAAACATATCTTTCTACAAACTGTTCCCCATACTTTAATAGCCTACAATATAACATACTATACGTTTGATCTGAAATCATCCACATGAGTTGCTGGTGTTGGCAGGTAACTTAGTGGTTGCCTAATAATTCTTGAAGGTCTTCCTGTCTCAAACTGATATAAATAGTTAAGAGCAAACTGCTCTGTTCCTCAGTGCTCCAACATGATTTGGCTCGTGGCTTTTCTGTCCTGCATTGGTGAGTTTTTTTCCAAAGTAGACTTTTTCAGAGCAACATTAAAACACTGTACTTTCTGTTAACGCTCATGTGTGCCCCACAGGGCTGATTGGTGCTGAAACACCCTTCAACCATCGAGTGAACAATGAGAGGGTCATAGGAGGCAATAACGCAAAACCCAACACCTGGAGATGGCAGGTAAAAGCTAGGAGCACTTTTTACACTGATTTTTGTGTCAACGGCAACTAGGCTCATTATTGAGCTGCTATGACCTCATCATACTGAATAATCGTTGAAATAGTGcttattttgtctctgttttctctcagaTTTCTCTCCAGTATGATTCATACAATGACGGCTCATTCTACCACATCTGTGGAGGCTCTTTCATCGATAGTTTCTACGTCATGACTGCAGCTCACTGTATCCTCAGGTTGGCTCTCTCACTGGTCCTCATTGGCATCAATACACACCTATATACTATTCTAATGTCAAACTGAATGCACTATCAGTCTTGTTCTGCTCTTGTTCCTTGTCTGCTGGATAAATGATAAGTACAGtaagcattgtgtgtgtttgtctccttTGTTCCTGTCAGCATGGATGCAAGTGTGTACCGCGTGGTGGTGGGTGAGTATAACCTGTATGAGTATGACGGCAGTGAGCAGTTCGTCCGCGTGGACACGATCATCGTCCATCCTGGCTGGACTGGAGACCTTGCCAAAGGGTAAATTGATAGCAAGTCAGACCATTTCTCCTCATTTAGCCATTTAAAAGCACAATTTTATTGACAGCTGTAGCCTGAGGGGATAGTTTAATGCATGGGGGCATCACATGCATTCACATTTACAAGTGGGTGCAACCCTGTACCACCACGTTGCCTCAACTTTGGCCACAGAGCTGTAGTGCTGTGGAATGATGTGCCTTGCACAGTTAGATGGGACCAAAACTGCTCTAAcgtcttgtttttgtctgttagAAATGACATTGCTCTCTTGAGACTGGCTAAACCTGTGTATGACAATGGCTACGTGGAGGTCGCCAACTTCCCCTACCCTGGCGAGATGCTGCCTCATGGGTTCACCTGTTACATCACCGGCTGGGGGCTTGTGGACCGTGAgaagacactcacacacatattctACAATACATATCCCATGCAAAACATTTATGTAGATCTGATGAAAGACACTTAACTCACTGTTTCCACAGACATGGGGACCGTCCCTGAAATCCTGCAGGTGGCTCCCATCCAGGTGGTGGAGCATTCAGTCTGCTCCCGGCCCGACTGGTGGGGCAGCATTGCTCTGAGGACAATGGTGTGTGCTGGAGGGGACGGAGTCATATCAGGCTGCCAGGTACTGCAAGTATACAAGTGCATACTTTTTGGATTAACATAAATGCAAGAACATCtaaatattcttttcttttctttcttttcaattttttttccttttactttcTTGATGGAATTTGAAGGTTAATATTAGAGTGACTCCAAAGTTAAATGGCACTGTCAGTGATCCTGCACTAATAGCTATTTGAAAGGAGACGTTACAGGTGAACTTGTCAATTTTGAGATTTGGGGCCATTTTGCTTCTATAACATGTCTTCTTTCACTTTTTTGTTGCATGTAAAAAAGcacatatttaattagataatgTCCCATTTACATATTTAAAGCTATAATTTCAGAAAATGGgtgatacaaaaaataaaaataaaaataaaataaaataaaacaaaataaaaaatattgccCTAATGTAAGTTATTAACTGGGGAAGTTCCATGGTGAtgttacatattttttctctaaaaagacaacacatatttccccaaaatgactttttcctccttctctgaACCGGGAATCTCCACTTCATTTGAACTTACATAGACCAAATGTTCCAGTTTTATTCCTATCTatattcagaaggtttttacagagGAGTTTGCTCATAAATCATTCATAGCCTGATTTAAATATCATTTTACTCCTAAAAACGTGGCAAAAATGGATGTTTATATggctgttgacagtattttccGATTTATGGAGTGATAAAAGAGATATCCAAAATTCCCTCTGTAAAACTTTGACTCCAATACGTCAACAAAGTGAAACAAGAATTCGAAACCTGCAGGCTTTATCaatgttcagatttttgttcTGGAAATATATGCAGACGATCACATATTTAATTACTGTAGATaatgccaaacaaaaaaaattcagaaaaatttacatacaaaaaataattgtcttaATGCGAGTAATCAGCTGTGGAAGGCAGCTGTAGTGTAGTGTGTAGTATAAAAGAGGCTGAGTGAGAGGTTACGTCTTACTTCTTATTCCACGGCCTTCAGACTAGACCCTCTCCTCTTATGTCTGATCTTGTTGCTTCCTGTCTCAGGGCGACTCTGGAGGTCCTCTGAGCTGTTTCACCGGTGGAGCCTGGAGAGTCCACGGTGTTGTCAGTTACGGCCCAGCCGGCATGTGCAACCAAGTGACTAAACCCACTGTCTTCACCAGAGTCTCCTCCTTCGAGGACTGGATCTTTTCAGTGAGCCTCTCGTGACCTCTCTGATGTGattctgaaaatgtcatcatATTTCATCTGTTATATTTCAGTTGCCTGActtttactttctttctttccagaTTATCCGTTAAATGGATGAGTGTATTCAGTCAAATGGAACTTGTGGAATAAAATTAATTTGCATCTCAGTCTTTTGTGCTTAATATACAGTAAATGCTTGCTTGCAGTTCTCAATTCAGCCAAAGGGTGGCGGCAGTGTTTTGACTAAATACCTTACAGACTATACTTTGTACCTAGAACCAGTTTGCAAATGGAACCACAATTGAAGGGTCACAATGCGAATAACAACAAAAGTAGAAAAGTAGTCCAATCTGCAACCCCAATGGGATTTACattcttaaaaacattttgatgcatgtTTAAAACCAAAGACCAAAAGGATTGGACTTCGATTGGACTTGTGGCAATGTGGCACAAAAGTAAATCCTTTTAATGTCGTCAGAATCAAAGAAAACCATAAAGAATTCTTTAAGATCTACCCCAAGACTTAACCAGTGCCACATTTTCTTAATGGTGACCAAATGCTCGCTGTGCAGTCACTGGCCCCGACATTTCCTCCTTGTCTGGAATTTCTGGCCATATGTTTGTGGTGGTAGTCAGGAGACTACAGCATGACATCACCGTGTTTTTCCCTTAACCATGGAGACCAGAAGCCACAGATGAATTCCAGTGGTTTACACAGAAAAACCCCAAAAGAATGTCAATGCATTTAATGTGAGCATGGATCTATCTTTAATGctatagaaaacataatgatttTGTGGGTTAGAACATGAAAGCATTGACAATGTTCTCTGTTAGGAAGCCATGATGGTAGCATTTTATTTGGATCGTCTGTCTACAGATGGTTTTTGAGTGtttgtaacattttaacagCTGATTAGCTCACATTCAACAATTTATCTGTAGATGTTTATCCATAGAGTATATGTGAGAAACCACTATATTCTCAGATTAATGTAGCTGAACTACTCACTCAACCTATGCTGCACAGGTTGAGTGAGTAGTTCGAGGTCCTACATATTGCTGTGAATATATATTGTGAATTGTGTACTctaggtcagtggttcccaactggtgggtcaagGTCCAAATGTGGGTTGCAGGTGcagggtttttattttgaagtgccgtttcttGCTATAGAGCGAGTggctaatggacagctacttgacagagacagcaaactagcttgacaacatggctAAATGCAAGTATGGCACTGAATATataaaactgtgtggaccttgaaccaatgactaaggagaaatctggatcgTGTGgccggaccagttgggaaccactgctctaggtAATCTGTTAAATATCTGCAGAATAAAGCGAAACAGTTAGCAAATACTCTATAAACTATCTGGAGGCAGACTATCCAAATAGTGTTACTGCCAAGAGTATGTAAAATATGCATAAGATAAATCAGAAACAGCACCTGTGCGGGCATATCTGCTTTTCCCAAGACCTCACTAAGGTTTGATATGTAAAGATCCCTTTAACAAATCACCATATGACAAAcaacagcatttaaaaaatgttttttttttattattgtttggaGGGACAGGCTGTCAAAATGGCTTAGATgaaagaaactgtttttttttgtacagcaggttaaagtgtgaataaaaaataaagcagcTTTGTTTGCTCTGCAGGACCATTCAAGCAGAAATATGTACAACACAAAAGGCAAAAAGTAAGACACgttctttgaaaataaaattttaaaaaaagctgtaCGGTAATACATTACATTGATAAACACTCACTGTTGCCATTTCTTCATGAGAATTGATGTTTTGTACAAGAGAAACAAACTTGCAAAAATCAGTGCCCTCTTCATGGCGTAAGAACATATATCGGATGGATTTCAAAGTaatcaaaaaggcaaaaagcgAATAATACATTTCCGATGTGCACTCAGCACTTTTCAAAGTATACAATTAATCAGAACAAGTTTTAACAAACAGGACCTGCATGCATAATTTCTAAAGGGTCCAGAAAGGCTGTTGAAACAGCTGTAGAAAGGGTGAGATATGTACATCAACTCTCTAGTGCCCTCAACTGTTCACGCAGGTGACAGCAGAATCACCTTTAAAGGTCTTGTTCTGTCATGAATGAGGCAACTCTTCAATTCTCAGGGTTTGTGTGTGCGATAAAAATTGTATAATATATGCAGTTTTTATCCACAAAAACCCTTTACATGTGTCATTTATAACATAATGTAACCCAAGTCACAGACTTCCAAGAAATTCAGAATACAATCAAATTGATCTTTGCAATTTACTTAGTTTTAGTGGCATTTCGCTAAGATATCTAACCATAAGACTGCCTATGAAAAATACTTCAGAATGCTAGAGAGCGATAACCTTCATAAGTATACATTTCTCTATAATTCATATATTACAAAGGTTGTCCCAGATTGAAAATTACTCATTTTGCTTAATAAAATATTCAATTTGTCAGTGATtagaattcttttttttttcaacctacATAAATTAGTTACAAAATATTAGTGTATTTTTCTATGGTTACATTATAGGCAGCGATACAATAGACCCATAATTTAGTTTCAGTGATTAGGGAGATTCCACAGTTTTCAGTCCCAAAGCTTAAATGGAAGCACTGCGCACACACCACTGGCAGGCGTGGCTCCCCTGATAAGCAGGCACATCCAGTAAACTTCACAACACCCCATTTTATTGCCAAAACGTCTTAAATTAAATAGCTAATGAAATGATGACATAataagttattaaaaaaaagttaatgtatATGAGAATAGATATTAAATACTTTATGATGGACTTGTGGTCCCGTTTCCCATAACAATGTTTTAATGTGATAtggaaaaaaggaaggaagatTGCACTTTCAGGTGAAAATATCAAACCACAGTGCTCTTGAGTGAAAGTAGGCTTTATctgaaataaatagaataaaatcataaaggaaataatttaaaacaaagGTAATAAAGACAATACAAGCTACAGCTTTTAATGGTATGAGCATTATTTCTAGTTACCCAGCTCATAAATAAGGAACTCCATAATTTAGCGTTGAACTGTTGAATCGACCCCTTACAACCACAACAATGCCTATTCATACATAACTATTTTCACAGATAAAGTGCTGATCGAGGAGCTTTTAGAGGGATTTTTTGTACCATGTAAGACCCTTGGGAGAGATCTTGAGGAGAAAGAGTCCACTAGCTTCAGGATTCAACACAGGGAGGACCCTACCTACTCAAGTCATCTGGGTGCGAGCCCAAATAAGGGAGGATATGAACAGGACTATGTTGTGATTCAGCTCGGGTTTCATATGAAGGCCATCACAGCAATGGTCACCATACATTGCCTCCAAAAGCTAGAAAGCTAGAAAATCCCTGAGGTGCACATTCAGCTGTGTTGAGATTCCCAACCTGGCCCCGGTTAAGGTTGATTCCTGTTTAGCATATGGTTGGTGATCTTAGTTTGGTTAAAAGAGCTTTCTTAGGAACTGAGAGCCATCATTGGTTTCTATGGGCCTGGTCAAATTGATCTCCATTTTGTATCTTTTAACACTAGCTGCCATCTCACACAGCAATAATCCCAAACTGCTTTGCTAACGTTTTGAAGGCAAGTCTGGAATTTGAACATTTATTAGGCAAGAGGGAAATCACAGCTTCCTCCAAaaaaatttgactttttttatgtgcaTGTTCGGTCCCCTCCAAAAccccccattttgtttttttgtttttttttcttcttgcacAGTCCACacgttttcatgttttgtcAAACTTTCACAGACTCCATCACAGACAATTTCATGGCTTCCTCCAACAGCTGATTGTCTGTAAATGTGGCGGGGGGTTCTGGGACAGATTCTGAAAGGCCAATCAGCGACTCCAGGAGGCATGTCCCGGGGTCGCTCGCCGGAGGGAGGCTGGGGTAACTAGgcaactgaaactgaaaaaagttGTCCATGTGTTCGTACTCCTTGAGGGAGTTGTAGAGCGAGCTGGGCCCCAAGCAGGGGAAACCATCAAAGAACTCCAAGTCTGACTCCGAGGAGAGGCTCAGGTCCATGTTATAGCTCGCAGAGCGGTCGATGGTGGGGGACGGTGTGTGTGGCACACTACTGCTATGGAACAGGCCGTTTCCTTGGTTGGCGTTCTCATCCAAAAGTTCTGAGATGGCTGTTTGATTGTCTGTGTGATCGTCCAACAGTGCGGCGTCTATATTGTCATTCTCATCAGCGAAGTCCACCATGCTAAAGCTGCTAAAAGCCTCCGTAGATGGCTGCTGTTGTTCTTGCCGCTGATCAGGGCAGCACATGTCTTTGCAGTCCCCGCTGTCCCTGCTACTCCTCGAGCCGTTTTCTGTGTCACTGAAGCTGAGAATGCGGCTCAAGCCTTTCTCATCCACATCCAGCTGCGTGTGATGCTCGCACGGGCCCTCGCCTGCCTCGGAGTCCTCGCTCTGACCTGAAGAGTCCGATAAGTCCGTCATATCGCTGCTGCAACTGTTCTCTCCAGCTGCCGCCAGTTCTGAACTAAAGGGGAAGGAGGGCACTGCTGGTAAGGTGGTTGcgttttcctcctcctcctctgtgctcgACTGCTCCTCCAGCCTCTTCTCCAGCTCCAGCTTCATGATAGTGTGGATATAATGCGTCTGTACCCGGGTGGAGTTGAACTCAATGCGACCCTCTGTGTTCCCGCAGCCGTCCTTGGT
This is a stretch of genomic DNA from Epinephelus fuscoguttatus linkage group LG21, E.fuscoguttatus.final_Chr_v1. It encodes these proteins:
- the csrnp1b gene encoding cysteine/serine-rich nuclear protein 1b: MSGLLKRKFEEVDEDPCYSSPSSLSSACSGWDSEGESCYSDTLDSTPSNPSSPATHFNTTSILKKSKRARRGNVTFDQVTVFFFPRCQGFTSVPSRGGCTLGMMQRHSVLRTYTLAEFAVEQRLLRREKFLNRLREEKLEALKLKLTKNGTQENEEAERLTVDDIPEQDIDISGANLDEGSFLQPYPPKRRYALLKAAGVKKIDKEEKRQLHELRISRENCGCDCQGFCEPETCSCSLAGIKCQMDHSSFPCGCTKDGCGNTEGRIEFNSTRVQTHYIHTIMKLELEKRLEEQSSTEEEEENATTLPAVPSFPFSSELAAAGENSCSSDMTDLSDSSGQSEDSEAGEGPCEHHTQLDVDEKGLSRILSFSDTENGSRSSRDSGDCKDMCCPDQRQEQQQPSTEAFSSFSMVDFADENDNIDAALLDDHTDNQTAISELLDENANQGNGLFHSSSVPHTPSPTIDRSASYNMDLSLSSESDLEFFDGFPCLGPSSLYNSLKEYEHMDNFFQFQLPSYPSLPPASDPGTCLLESLIGLSESVPEPPATFTDNQLLEEAMKLSVMESVKV
- the LOC125881675 gene encoding elastase-1-like isoform X1 — encoded protein: MIWLVAFLSCIGLIGAETPFNHRVNNERVIGGNNAKPNTWRWQISLQYDSYNDGSFYHICGGSFIDSFYVMTAAHCILSMDASVYRVVVGEYNLYEYDGSEQFVRVDTIIVHPGWTGDLAKGNDIALLRLAKPVYDNGYVEVANFPYPGEMLPHGFTCYITGWGLVDHMGTVPEILQVAPIQVVEHSVCSRPDWWGSIALRTMVCAGGDGVISGCQGDSGGPLSCFTGGAWRVHGVVSYGPAGMCNQVTKPTVFTRVSSFEDWIFSVSLS
- the LOC125881675 gene encoding elastase-1-like isoform X2, with amino-acid sequence MIWLVAFLSCIGLIGAETPFNHRVNNERVIGGNNAKPNTWRWQISLQYDSYNDGSFYHICGGSFIDSFYVMTAAHCILSMDASVYRVVVGEYNLYEYDGSEQFVRVDTIIVHPGWTGDLAKGNDIALLRLAKPVYDNGYVEVANFPYPGEMLPHGFTCYITGWGLVDHMGTVPEILQVAPIQVVEHSVCSRPDWWGSIALRTMVCAGGDGVISGCQGDSGGPLSCFTGGAWRVHGVVSYGPAGMCNQVTKPTVFTRVSSFEDWIFSIIR